A window of the Camelus dromedarius isolate mCamDro1 chromosome 5, mCamDro1.pat, whole genome shotgun sequence genome harbors these coding sequences:
- the G2E3 gene encoding G2/M phase-specific E3 ubiquitin-protein ligase isoform X1 produces the protein MACGAAREGKSDAAALELLPSAPRTMNENKPGGSQNLACVFCRKNDDCPIKYGEKKTNEKWDLTVHYYCLLMSSGIWQRGKEEEGVYGFLIEDIRKEVTRASKLKCSVCKKTGASIGCVAPRCKRSYHFPCGLQKECIFQFTGNFASFCWNHRPVQIITSNNYRDSLPCTICLEFIAPTPTYSVLRSPCCKNAWFHRDCLQVQAINAGVFFFRCTVCNNSDIFQKEMLRMGIHIPEKDASWELEENAYQDLLQHYEHCDVRRCRCKEGRDYNVPDSKWEIKRCQCCGSSGTHLACSSLQSWEQNWECLECRSILYNSGDFQKPKKHTLPNTNVGITDCLLEESSPKLPRQSPGAQRKDLLRQGSKFKRDISTLIIELGFQIKKKAKRLYINKANIWNSALDGFRNQNFNPSYSIEVVYVNENDHFGREHPGSKQEFLCLLMQQLENSPLFEGSLSKNLSLNSQALKENLYYEAGKMLAISLVHGGPSPGFFSKTLFNCLVYGPENTQPILDDVSDFDVAQIIIRINTATNVADLNSLVNECYNYLELIGCLRLITSISDKYMLAKDILVYHVIKRVQAPFESFKQGLKTLGVLEKIQTYPEAFCSIFCHKPENLSAKILSDLFTVRTLSDVQALGFWNSYLQAVEDGKSTVTMEDILIFATGCNSIPPAGFKPTPSIECLHMDFPVGNKCNNSLALPITSTYKEFQENMDFAIKNTLRLEKEENSHFIGH, from the exons cTTGTGTTTTCTGTCGAAAAAATGATGACTGTCCTATtaaatatggagaaaagaaaactaatgagAAATGGGATCTCACTGTACATTACTATTGTTTG TTGATGTCAAGTGGAATTTGGCAGAGGGGTAAAGAAGAAGAAGGAGTTTATGGTTTTCTAATAGAAGATATCAGGAAAGAAGTGACTAGGGCTTCTAAACTG aaatgcaGTGTTTGCAAGAAAACTGGTGCTTCAATTGGATGTGTTGCACCCCGATGTAAACGAAGTTATCATTTCCCATGTGGACTTCAGAAAGAATGTATTTTCCAGTTCACTGGCAATTTTGC gtcATTTTGTTGGAACCATCGACCTGTTCAAATAATTACATCTAATAATTATAGAGACTCCTTACCGTGCACCATTTGCTTGGAATTTATTGCACCTACTCCAACTTACAGTGTATTACGAAGTCCTTGTTGTAAGAATGCTTGGTTTCATAGAGACTGTTTACAG GTTCAAGCAATAAATGCAGGAGTGTTTTTCTTTAGGTGCACAGTATGCAATAATAGTGATATATTTCAGAAAGAGATGTTGAGAATGGGAATTCATATTCCTGAAAA AGATGCGTCTTGGGAATTAGAGGAAAATGCTTATCAAGACCTTCTGCAGCACTATGAGCATTGTGATGTCCGAAGATGCCGTTGCAAAGAAGGGCGAGACTATAATGTGCCTGATAG CAAATGGGAAATAAAGCGCTGTCAGTGTTGTGGTTCTAGCGGAACACATTTAGCCTGTTCCTCACTACAATCCTGGGAACAGAATTGGGAGTGTTTGGAATGTAGAAGTATTCTCTACAATTCAG GTGATTtccaaaaacccaaaaaacacacATTACCCAACACTAATGTGGGAATAACTGATTGTTTGTTAGAGGAATCCTCACCTAAATTACCCAGACAGTCACCTGGAGCCCAGCGTAAAGATCTGCTGAG GCAAGGCAGCAAATTTAAAAGAGATATTTCGACTCTAATAATAGAGTTAggattccaaattaaaaaaaaagctaaaagattaTATATCAACAAAGCTAATATTTGGAATAGTGCCTTAGATGGATTCAGAAATCAAAACTTTAATCCTTCGTACTCAATTGAAGTAGTGTATGTTAATGAAAATGATCATTTTGGAAGAGAGCATCCTGGATCAAAGCAAGAATTCCTGTGTCTCTTAATGCAGCAACTTGAGAACTCACCGTTGTTTGAAGGGTCCTTGTCAAAGAACTTATCTCTAAATTCTCAag CTCTGAAAGAGAATCTTTACTATGAGGCTGGCAAAATGCTTGCCATTTCTTTGGTTCATGGTGGTCCTTCACCTGGTTTCTTTTCTAAAACCTTATTTAACTGCCTTGTTTATGGACCAGAAAATACCCAACCAATTTTAGACGATGTTTCAGACTTTGATGTGGCACAGATTATAATCAGG ATAAATACTGCAACAAATGTGGCTGACTTAAACTCTTTAGTAAATGAATGTTATAACTACCTGGAGCTTATTGGATGTCTAAGACTTATAACATCAATAAGTGATAAATATATGTTGGCAAAAGACATACTTGTTTATCATGTAATTAAGAGAGTCCAAGCACCTTTTGAAAG TTTTAAACAGGGTCTGAAAACTCTTGGTGTTTTGGAGAAAATTCAGACTTACCCAGAAGCATTTTGTAGCATCTTCTGTCATAAACCTGAGAATCTTTCTGCAAAAATTCTTAGTGATCTTTTTACAGTACGCACATTATCTGACGTACAGGCCTTGGGATTTTGGAATAGTTACTTACAGGCTGTGGAGG ATGGTAAATCTACAGTAACAATGGAAGACATTCTTATTTTTGCAACTGGTTGCAATTCCATTCCACCTGCTGGATTTAAACCCACTCCTTCAATTGAGTGCCTTCATATGGACTTTCCTGTTGGAAACAAGTGTAATAACTCTTTAGCTCTTCCAATCACCAGTAcatataaagaatttcaagaaaatATGGACTTTGCCATAAAAAACACGCTaagattagaaaaggaagaaaattctcaCTTCATTGGACATTAA
- the G2E3 gene encoding G2/M phase-specific E3 ubiquitin-protein ligase isoform X2, with amino-acid sequence MACGAAREGKSDAAALELLPSAPRTMNENKPGGSQNLACVFCRKNDDCPIKYGEKKTNEKWDLTVHYYCLKCSVCKKTGASIGCVAPRCKRSYHFPCGLQKECIFQFTGNFASFCWNHRPVQIITSNNYRDSLPCTICLEFIAPTPTYSVLRSPCCKNAWFHRDCLQVQAINAGVFFFRCTVCNNSDIFQKEMLRMGIHIPEKDASWELEENAYQDLLQHYEHCDVRRCRCKEGRDYNVPDSKWEIKRCQCCGSSGTHLACSSLQSWEQNWECLECRSILYNSGDFQKPKKHTLPNTNVGITDCLLEESSPKLPRQSPGAQRKDLLRQGSKFKRDISTLIIELGFQIKKKAKRLYINKANIWNSALDGFRNQNFNPSYSIEVVYVNENDHFGREHPGSKQEFLCLLMQQLENSPLFEGSLSKNLSLNSQALKENLYYEAGKMLAISLVHGGPSPGFFSKTLFNCLVYGPENTQPILDDVSDFDVAQIIIRINTATNVADLNSLVNECYNYLELIGCLRLITSISDKYMLAKDILVYHVIKRVQAPFESFKQGLKTLGVLEKIQTYPEAFCSIFCHKPENLSAKILSDLFTVRTLSDVQALGFWNSYLQAVEDGKSTVTMEDILIFATGCNSIPPAGFKPTPSIECLHMDFPVGNKCNNSLALPITSTYKEFQENMDFAIKNTLRLEKEENSHFIGH; translated from the exons cTTGTGTTTTCTGTCGAAAAAATGATGACTGTCCTATtaaatatggagaaaagaaaactaatgagAAATGGGATCTCACTGTACATTACTATTGTTTG aaatgcaGTGTTTGCAAGAAAACTGGTGCTTCAATTGGATGTGTTGCACCCCGATGTAAACGAAGTTATCATTTCCCATGTGGACTTCAGAAAGAATGTATTTTCCAGTTCACTGGCAATTTTGC gtcATTTTGTTGGAACCATCGACCTGTTCAAATAATTACATCTAATAATTATAGAGACTCCTTACCGTGCACCATTTGCTTGGAATTTATTGCACCTACTCCAACTTACAGTGTATTACGAAGTCCTTGTTGTAAGAATGCTTGGTTTCATAGAGACTGTTTACAG GTTCAAGCAATAAATGCAGGAGTGTTTTTCTTTAGGTGCACAGTATGCAATAATAGTGATATATTTCAGAAAGAGATGTTGAGAATGGGAATTCATATTCCTGAAAA AGATGCGTCTTGGGAATTAGAGGAAAATGCTTATCAAGACCTTCTGCAGCACTATGAGCATTGTGATGTCCGAAGATGCCGTTGCAAAGAAGGGCGAGACTATAATGTGCCTGATAG CAAATGGGAAATAAAGCGCTGTCAGTGTTGTGGTTCTAGCGGAACACATTTAGCCTGTTCCTCACTACAATCCTGGGAACAGAATTGGGAGTGTTTGGAATGTAGAAGTATTCTCTACAATTCAG GTGATTtccaaaaacccaaaaaacacacATTACCCAACACTAATGTGGGAATAACTGATTGTTTGTTAGAGGAATCCTCACCTAAATTACCCAGACAGTCACCTGGAGCCCAGCGTAAAGATCTGCTGAG GCAAGGCAGCAAATTTAAAAGAGATATTTCGACTCTAATAATAGAGTTAggattccaaattaaaaaaaaagctaaaagattaTATATCAACAAAGCTAATATTTGGAATAGTGCCTTAGATGGATTCAGAAATCAAAACTTTAATCCTTCGTACTCAATTGAAGTAGTGTATGTTAATGAAAATGATCATTTTGGAAGAGAGCATCCTGGATCAAAGCAAGAATTCCTGTGTCTCTTAATGCAGCAACTTGAGAACTCACCGTTGTTTGAAGGGTCCTTGTCAAAGAACTTATCTCTAAATTCTCAag CTCTGAAAGAGAATCTTTACTATGAGGCTGGCAAAATGCTTGCCATTTCTTTGGTTCATGGTGGTCCTTCACCTGGTTTCTTTTCTAAAACCTTATTTAACTGCCTTGTTTATGGACCAGAAAATACCCAACCAATTTTAGACGATGTTTCAGACTTTGATGTGGCACAGATTATAATCAGG ATAAATACTGCAACAAATGTGGCTGACTTAAACTCTTTAGTAAATGAATGTTATAACTACCTGGAGCTTATTGGATGTCTAAGACTTATAACATCAATAAGTGATAAATATATGTTGGCAAAAGACATACTTGTTTATCATGTAATTAAGAGAGTCCAAGCACCTTTTGAAAG TTTTAAACAGGGTCTGAAAACTCTTGGTGTTTTGGAGAAAATTCAGACTTACCCAGAAGCATTTTGTAGCATCTTCTGTCATAAACCTGAGAATCTTTCTGCAAAAATTCTTAGTGATCTTTTTACAGTACGCACATTATCTGACGTACAGGCCTTGGGATTTTGGAATAGTTACTTACAGGCTGTGGAGG ATGGTAAATCTACAGTAACAATGGAAGACATTCTTATTTTTGCAACTGGTTGCAATTCCATTCCACCTGCTGGATTTAAACCCACTCCTTCAATTGAGTGCCTTCATATGGACTTTCCTGTTGGAAACAAGTGTAATAACTCTTTAGCTCTTCCAATCACCAGTAcatataaagaatttcaagaaaatATGGACTTTGCCATAAAAAACACGCTaagattagaaaaggaagaaaattctcaCTTCATTGGACATTAA
- the G2E3 gene encoding G2/M phase-specific E3 ubiquitin-protein ligase isoform X3, with protein sequence MSSGIWQRGKEEEGVYGFLIEDIRKEVTRASKLKCSVCKKTGASIGCVAPRCKRSYHFPCGLQKECIFQFTGNFASFCWNHRPVQIITSNNYRDSLPCTICLEFIAPTPTYSVLRSPCCKNAWFHRDCLQVQAINAGVFFFRCTVCNNSDIFQKEMLRMGIHIPEKDASWELEENAYQDLLQHYEHCDVRRCRCKEGRDYNVPDSKWEIKRCQCCGSSGTHLACSSLQSWEQNWECLECRSILYNSGDFQKPKKHTLPNTNVGITDCLLEESSPKLPRQSPGAQRKDLLRQGSKFKRDISTLIIELGFQIKKKAKRLYINKANIWNSALDGFRNQNFNPSYSIEVVYVNENDHFGREHPGSKQEFLCLLMQQLENSPLFEGSLSKNLSLNSQALKENLYYEAGKMLAISLVHGGPSPGFFSKTLFNCLVYGPENTQPILDDVSDFDVAQIIIRINTATNVADLNSLVNECYNYLELIGCLRLITSISDKYMLAKDILVYHVIKRVQAPFESFKQGLKTLGVLEKIQTYPEAFCSIFCHKPENLSAKILSDLFTVRTLSDVQALGFWNSYLQAVEDGKSTVTMEDILIFATGCNSIPPAGFKPTPSIECLHMDFPVGNKCNNSLALPITSTYKEFQENMDFAIKNTLRLEKEENSHFIGH encoded by the exons ATGTCAAGTGGAATTTGGCAGAGGGGTAAAGAAGAAGAAGGAGTTTATGGTTTTCTAATAGAAGATATCAGGAAAGAAGTGACTAGGGCTTCTAAACTG aaatgcaGTGTTTGCAAGAAAACTGGTGCTTCAATTGGATGTGTTGCACCCCGATGTAAACGAAGTTATCATTTCCCATGTGGACTTCAGAAAGAATGTATTTTCCAGTTCACTGGCAATTTTGC gtcATTTTGTTGGAACCATCGACCTGTTCAAATAATTACATCTAATAATTATAGAGACTCCTTACCGTGCACCATTTGCTTGGAATTTATTGCACCTACTCCAACTTACAGTGTATTACGAAGTCCTTGTTGTAAGAATGCTTGGTTTCATAGAGACTGTTTACAG GTTCAAGCAATAAATGCAGGAGTGTTTTTCTTTAGGTGCACAGTATGCAATAATAGTGATATATTTCAGAAAGAGATGTTGAGAATGGGAATTCATATTCCTGAAAA AGATGCGTCTTGGGAATTAGAGGAAAATGCTTATCAAGACCTTCTGCAGCACTATGAGCATTGTGATGTCCGAAGATGCCGTTGCAAAGAAGGGCGAGACTATAATGTGCCTGATAG CAAATGGGAAATAAAGCGCTGTCAGTGTTGTGGTTCTAGCGGAACACATTTAGCCTGTTCCTCACTACAATCCTGGGAACAGAATTGGGAGTGTTTGGAATGTAGAAGTATTCTCTACAATTCAG GTGATTtccaaaaacccaaaaaacacacATTACCCAACACTAATGTGGGAATAACTGATTGTTTGTTAGAGGAATCCTCACCTAAATTACCCAGACAGTCACCTGGAGCCCAGCGTAAAGATCTGCTGAG GCAAGGCAGCAAATTTAAAAGAGATATTTCGACTCTAATAATAGAGTTAggattccaaattaaaaaaaaagctaaaagattaTATATCAACAAAGCTAATATTTGGAATAGTGCCTTAGATGGATTCAGAAATCAAAACTTTAATCCTTCGTACTCAATTGAAGTAGTGTATGTTAATGAAAATGATCATTTTGGAAGAGAGCATCCTGGATCAAAGCAAGAATTCCTGTGTCTCTTAATGCAGCAACTTGAGAACTCACCGTTGTTTGAAGGGTCCTTGTCAAAGAACTTATCTCTAAATTCTCAag CTCTGAAAGAGAATCTTTACTATGAGGCTGGCAAAATGCTTGCCATTTCTTTGGTTCATGGTGGTCCTTCACCTGGTTTCTTTTCTAAAACCTTATTTAACTGCCTTGTTTATGGACCAGAAAATACCCAACCAATTTTAGACGATGTTTCAGACTTTGATGTGGCACAGATTATAATCAGG ATAAATACTGCAACAAATGTGGCTGACTTAAACTCTTTAGTAAATGAATGTTATAACTACCTGGAGCTTATTGGATGTCTAAGACTTATAACATCAATAAGTGATAAATATATGTTGGCAAAAGACATACTTGTTTATCATGTAATTAAGAGAGTCCAAGCACCTTTTGAAAG TTTTAAACAGGGTCTGAAAACTCTTGGTGTTTTGGAGAAAATTCAGACTTACCCAGAAGCATTTTGTAGCATCTTCTGTCATAAACCTGAGAATCTTTCTGCAAAAATTCTTAGTGATCTTTTTACAGTACGCACATTATCTGACGTACAGGCCTTGGGATTTTGGAATAGTTACTTACAGGCTGTGGAGG ATGGTAAATCTACAGTAACAATGGAAGACATTCTTATTTTTGCAACTGGTTGCAATTCCATTCCACCTGCTGGATTTAAACCCACTCCTTCAATTGAGTGCCTTCATATGGACTTTCCTGTTGGAAACAAGTGTAATAACTCTTTAGCTCTTCCAATCACCAGTAcatataaagaatttcaagaaaatATGGACTTTGCCATAAAAAACACGCTaagattagaaaaggaagaaaattctcaCTTCATTGGACATTAA